One Paramisgurnus dabryanus chromosome 8, PD_genome_1.1, whole genome shotgun sequence DNA window includes the following coding sequences:
- the LOC135770623 gene encoding uncharacterized protein: protein MSRDQSRTPQPLLDSKLSEEKSRHTQDSDLSLTLLCYTESKSTDTQDTTVCDSKQSLQEDQTSTESLDSVCNAGEQQQILQMCSVKLIDCTNLMMEIKTEPIEIKIEPTEIKIEPTEIKIEATEIKIEATEIKIEPIEIKTEPTDEEVPTDEDNDFIPSDVKSDSCLDIEITSSTSKERLTAQTLSCITCGKTFSSQRLLERHERKHTEQELFTRSEISFTTLEEKKLYSEDHREKKKRNIHFKEKLYHCSHCDKHFCYKYRLIVHERVHTGEKPHHCYLCGKSFRQQSHLIRHHRIHTGEKPYKCSQCDMTFAESRYLKVHKRVHTGEKPYICAQCGKSFSNPSQLRIHHRVHTGEKPYHCSICGKSFSQRSSLLQHQRTHKGHKPFKCSQCDMTFIYSGQLKAHQCVHIEEKPCICTQCGKSFTDLSQLRVHQRIHTGEKPHHCNLCGRSFDRHDSLVTHLMTHTGDKPFRCSQVDKTFNQSGSLKSHQTFHTGKKP, encoded by the exons ATGAGCAGAGATCAGAGCCGCACACCACAGCCACTGCTGGACTCTAAACTCTCTGAAGAGAAATCCAGACACACACAGGACTCCGATCTCAGTCTGACTTTACTCTGTTATACTGAGTCAAAGTCCACAGACACTcaggacactacagtgtgtgacagtaaacagagcttacaggaggatcaaacctctacagagtctctggattctgtctgtaacgctggagaacagcagcagatcctgcagatGTGTTCAGTTAAACTCATCGACTGCACGAACCTCATGATGGagatcaaaactgaacccataGAAATAAAAattgaacccacagaaatcaaaattgaacccacagaaataaaAATTGAAGCCACAGAAATAAAAATTGAAGCCACAGAAATAAAAATTGAACCCATAGAAATCAAAACGGAACCCACAGATGAGGAAGTTCCCACTGATGAAGATAATGATTTTATTCCATCAG atgtgaagagtgattcatgtttggatatagaaataacgtcctcaacatcaaaagagcgactgacagcccaaactctttcctgcatcacctgtggaaagacattcagctcacagagacttttagagagacatgagagaaaacacacagaacaggaactcttcaccagatctgagatcagctttACTACCTTAGAAGAGAAGAAACTTTATTCAGAAGACcacagagagaagaagaagaggaataTTCACTTTAAAGAGAAACTCTATCATtgttcacactgtgataaaCATTTCTGTTATAAATATCGGCTGATAGTCcatgagagagttcacactggagagaaacctcatcactgttatctctgtgggaagagtttccGTCAACAGTCACACTTAATAAGGCACCatagaattcatacaggtgaaaaaccttacaaatgctctcagtgtgacatgaCGTTTGCGGAGTCACGTTACTTAAAAGTCCAtaagagagttcatactggagagaaaccttacatctgcgctcaatgtggaaagagcttctctAATCCATCTCAATTAAGAATTCATCacagagttcatactggagagaaaccttatcactgtagtatctgtgggaagagttttagtcaacGGTCAAGCTTACTTCAGCACCAGAGAACTCATAAAGGTCataaacctttcaaatgctctcagtgtgacatgacatttatttattcaggTCAATTGAAAGCCCATCAGTGTGTTCACATTGAAGAGAAACCTTGCATCTGCACTCAATGTGGGAAGAGTTTCACTGATCTATCTCAATTAAGAGTTCAccagagaattcacactggagagaaacctcatcactgtaatCTCTGTGGGAGGAGTTTTGATCGACATGACAGTTTAGTGACACACCTGATGACTCATACAGGTGATAAACCTTTCAGATGCTCTCAGGTTGATAAGACGTTTAATCAGTCAGGTTCCTTAAAATCCCATCAGACTTTTCATACGGGAAAGAAACCTTAA